The nucleotide window ACTGGTGCGGGGGGGATTATTGCGGCAACCCCCAGCGGACTATGTTCTTGACCTCGCCACGGCGGAAGTGGATGGCTCCTGGCCCGATACTCCGACCCAGGAGGCAATGGTGATCGCCTGGGCAGCCGCCTTCTCCTCCAATCAGGGCGGCAATGAGGTGGCCCTGGCGTGTCCCGGTGCCCTGCTGGCCGTTGGCGGAGGCCCCGCAACAGTTGAGGCGGCAGAATTGGCCGTCCTGCGGGCGCGGCGAGCCGTTGCCAATCTGAACATCGCGGAAAACACCGCCGACATCCACGCCCTGGATGCCACGGGCATGGTCTTCGCAGCAGATGCCTTCTTTCCCTTTACCGATGGCCCGGAGATTTTGACCCGGGCCGGTTGCCGGCATGGGGTGGTTCCGAGTGGTGGCATGCGCTTCGATGTCGTTCGCACCTTTCTGCGTGACCAGAGTGTCGGCATGGTGTATCTGGACGAGCGTTACCGGGGATTCTGCCGGCACTGACCGGAATGAGGATTTCGGATGGCAGCATTCAATACTTTGCATAATCGCTTCAAAATCATGCGTAACTATTACACCGCCACAGATCGCCCCGCCTACCCCCAGGAGGTGGTGATCGAGCTGACCAACCATTGCAACCTGGCTTGCATCATGTGTCCGCACCAGACCATGCAACGGCCCAAAGGACGAATGTCGGCAGGGTTGTTCCAGAAAATAATCGACGAGATTGCCGGTCACACCGACCTTGTCTATTTGTATGGAACCGGCGAAACGCTGCTGCACAAACAGTTTCCGGAATTGACCCACTATGCCCATGCCCGGGGAATAGCCACCTGCATATCCACCAACGGCATGATCATGAACGAAACCATGGCCCTTAACCTGTTGACCTGCGGTCTTGATTTTCTGACGGTAGCCTTGGACGGGGGGATCAGGGAGACCTACGAACGGATTCGGGTCAAGGGCGACTTTGCCTTGCTGGTGCAGAACATTCACACCCTGCTGCGGGTCAAAAAAGAAACCGGATCCACCACGCGCATCACCCTGCAAATGATCTGCATGCCGGAAAATCTGCACGAGATTGCCTTGTTCAAAGCGTTGTTCACGAAGGAGGAACATGCCCTGCTGCATCAGTTCCGTTTCAAGCCGTTACATAAAACTTATTTACTCGAACGACAGGATATCCGGCATACCCGGCCTTGTTTCTGGCTGTGGAACATGATGTCCATCTACTGGGATGGAACCGTACCCCTTTGTTGCACCGATGCCGATGGTGCCGTCCGGCTGGGCAGAGTAACGGAACAGACCATACACGACATATGGCATGCCGAACCTTTGCGGGCCATACGCCGTGCCCACCAACTGATCAACTACGATACCATGCCACTTTGCCGAAGCTGCAACATCCCCGAGCAGGGATATTTTAACAACCTGACTATTCCCGGCTCGCTGCTGGTGGGATCAGCCTGGTTGCGCAAACTGGTACCTCTGTACGAAAGGTTGATCATGCTGCCCTTTCAGCGGATGAAGGGTGTCCCTTCCGATTGACAGGTAAACTTCTGGAAAATCCTGGCATGAGAGAGCCGTACAGGCCCACTTGCCCGCCTGTCGGTGTCAACAAGATATGAACCGCAAGAGCCTTGCCAAACGGAACCAGGAGATATTGACCAGGACGTTCATTTTTGGTAGGGTGACGCCTTGGTGAAAATCATGGAGGATTGGACGTACCCTTTCGGGTCGTCCGCAACAGACGGATCTGGACCCCTGGAGGGAAAACGTTGAGTAAAGAAGATGTGATTGAAATGGAAGGAACAGTCCTGGAAAACCTTCCAAATGCCATGTTCCGGGTGGAACTGGAAAATGAACACAAGCTGTTGTGTCATATCTCGGGGCGGATGCGCAAGCACTACATCCGAATCCTGCCCGGAGACAAGGTTACC belongs to Magnetococcales bacterium and includes:
- the infA gene encoding translation initiation factor IF-1 — protein: MSKEDVIEMEGTVLENLPNAMFRVELENEHKLLCHISGRMRKHYIRILPGDKVTVQLTPYDLTKGRISYRHK
- a CDS encoding radical SAM protein, whose product is MAAFNTLHNRFKIMRNYYTATDRPAYPQEVVIELTNHCNLACIMCPHQTMQRPKGRMSAGLFQKIIDEIAGHTDLVYLYGTGETLLHKQFPELTHYAHARGIATCISTNGMIMNETMALNLLTCGLDFLTVALDGGIRETYERIRVKGDFALLVQNIHTLLRVKKETGSTTRITLQMICMPENLHEIALFKALFTKEEHALLHQFRFKPLHKTYLLERQDIRHTRPCFWLWNMMSIYWDGTVPLCCTDADGAVRLGRVTEQTIHDIWHAEPLRAIRRAHQLINYDTMPLCRSCNIPEQGYFNNLTIPGSLLVGSAWLRKLVPLYERLIMLPFQRMKGVPSD